One region of Nitrospirota bacterium genomic DNA includes:
- the rplB gene encoding 50S ribosomal protein L2 — translation MAIKGYKPTSPGRRAMTCSTFEELTKRRPEKSLVVSRSPSGGRNNVGKMTVRHRGGGHKRAFRLIDFKRDKPDIPATVASIEYDPNRSARIALLNYRDGEKRYILAPLGLTVGSTVMSGPNAEIRVGNALPLSKITVGTQIHNIEMRPGKGGQLARSAGTVAQLMARDERYAQVRLGSGEVRLISAACMATVGQVGNLDHENVSIGKAGRSRWLGRRPTVRGVAMNPVDHPHGGGEGKAGQGNPHPVSPWGQLAKGFKTRRRKDTTRFIIKKRT, via the coding sequence ATGGCGATAAAGGGATACAAGCCCACCTCCCCGGGGCGACGCGCGATGACGTGTTCGACGTTCGAAGAGCTCACCAAACGGCGTCCGGAAAAATCGCTGGTGGTGTCGCGTTCCCCGTCGGGCGGACGCAACAACGTCGGGAAGATGACGGTGCGGCACCGGGGCGGCGGTCACAAACGTGCGTTCCGGCTCATCGACTTCAAGCGGGATAAGCCGGACATTCCGGCGACGGTGGCGTCCATCGAGTACGATCCGAATCGTTCCGCCCGGATCGCGCTGCTGAACTACCGCGACGGGGAGAAGCGCTACATCTTGGCGCCGCTCGGCCTGACCGTGGGGAGTACCGTGATGTCGGGTCCGAACGCCGAGATCCGAGTGGGCAACGCGCTCCCGCTGTCCAAGATCACGGTGGGGACGCAGATCCACAACATCGAAATGCGGCCGGGCAAAGGCGGCCAACTGGCCCGTAGCGCGGGCACGGTGGCGCAGTTGATGGCCAGGGATGAGCGGTATGCCCAGGTGCGGTTGGGCTCCGGAGAGGTTCGATTGATCAGCGCCGCGTGTATGGCCACGGTCGGTCAGGTCGGCAATCTCGATCACGAAAACGTGTCGATCGGCAAGGCCGGACGCTCCCGATGGTTGGGGCGTCGTCCGACGGTCCGGGGGGTGGCGATGAACCCCGTTGACCACCCGCACGGCGGCGGCGAGGGGAAGGCCGGGCAAGGCAATCCCCATCCGGTGTCCCCCTGGGGTCAGCTCGCCAAGGGGTTCAAGACCAGGCGCCGGAAGGACACGACGCGGTTCATCATCAAGAAGAGGACGTAG
- the rplW gene encoding 50S ribosomal protein L23 — MSAAPRKATPKAATGNAPGLRVDPHDILIAPLLTEKSTRLREEHNQISFMVSSRANKSEVKKAVEEALKVKVASVNIVNVRGKTKRLGRFEGREPSWKKGIVTLKPGQKLDLFEGG, encoded by the coding sequence ATGAGCGCGGCGCCGCGAAAGGCGACGCCCAAGGCCGCGACCGGAAACGCCCCGGGTTTGCGGGTCGATCCCCACGATATTTTGATTGCTCCGCTCCTGACGGAAAAAAGCACGCGCTTGCGCGAAGAGCACAACCAGATCTCGTTCATGGTCTCGTCTCGGGCCAACAAGTCGGAAGTGAAGAAGGCGGTCGAAGAAGCGCTGAAGGTCAAGGTGGCGTCGGTCAACATCGTCAACGTGCGGGGCAAAACCAAGCGGCTCGGGCGATTCGAAGGGCGAGAACCGTCGTGGAAGAAGGGGATCGTGACGTTGAAGCCGGGTCAGAAGCTCGACCTGTTCGAGGGAGGATAG
- the rplD gene encoding 50S ribosomal protein L4, whose amino-acid sequence MSVLNAKNETVGRIELTGRLFTSEPNRALLHEAVTMQLASRRQGTADTKERGEVSGTGRKPWKQKGTGRARAGSIRSPLWRKGGTVFGPTPRDYGYAFPRKKARAALAGAMSAKVVQDQVVVLDQLALAEPKTKLMAGLLEALGLDGRVLIVHRDADGWIRRASANLGRVTVVDVPGLNVYDVLAHHHVVLMQPDLGRLAEAWS is encoded by the coding sequence GTGTCGGTCTTGAACGCGAAGAACGAGACTGTCGGGCGCATCGAGCTGACGGGGCGGTTGTTTACCTCGGAGCCCAATCGCGCGCTGCTCCACGAGGCGGTGACCATGCAGTTGGCCTCGCGCCGACAGGGAACCGCTGATACCAAAGAGCGCGGTGAAGTGAGCGGAACCGGGCGCAAGCCGTGGAAACAAAAGGGGACGGGCCGGGCGCGTGCGGGGTCGATCCGCTCGCCGCTGTGGCGAAAGGGCGGCACCGTGTTCGGTCCCACGCCCAGAGACTATGGTTATGCGTTTCCGCGCAAGAAAGCGCGCGCCGCGCTGGCAGGAGCGATGAGTGCCAAGGTGGTGCAGGACCAGGTGGTGGTGCTCGACCAGTTGGCGTTGGCCGAGCCCAAGACCAAGCTGATGGCGGGACTACTCGAGGCCTTGGGGTTGGACGGCCGGGTGTTGATCGTTCACCGCGACGCCGATGGATGGATCCGGCGGGCCAGCGCGAACCTGGGCCGCGTCACCGTGGTCGACGTCCCGGGACTCAACGTCTACGATGTGCTGGCGCATCACCACGTGGTGCTGATGCAACCTGATCTCGGCCGTTTGGCGGAGGCGTGGTCATGA
- the rplC gene encoding 50S ribosomal protein L3, whose amino-acid sequence MIGGLLGRKLGMTQVFGENGRLIPVTVVQAGPCRVVQVKTPETDGYRAVQLSFDPKKESRANQPLRGHYKKANVPPAYHLREFPTDGQGVEVGQTVSAEALQKGEWVSVSGISKGKGFAGVMKRHHFSGGPATHGSMFHRQPGSIGASSFPSRVFKGKRLPGHMGAERVTVKGLEVIDVRAEENLVLLRGAIPGPTGSVVEIRRVASAGGGA is encoded by the coding sequence GTGATTGGCGGATTGCTCGGTCGCAAACTCGGCATGACCCAGGTGTTCGGGGAGAACGGGCGGTTGATTCCCGTGACCGTGGTCCAGGCCGGCCCGTGTCGAGTCGTACAGGTCAAGACTCCTGAGACCGATGGGTACCGGGCGGTGCAGCTCTCGTTTGATCCGAAGAAAGAAAGTCGGGCGAATCAACCGCTGCGCGGTCACTACAAGAAGGCCAATGTGCCGCCGGCGTATCACCTTCGCGAGTTCCCGACCGATGGCCAGGGCGTCGAAGTGGGCCAGACCGTCAGCGCGGAGGCGCTGCAAAAGGGCGAGTGGGTTTCGGTCAGCGGGATTTCGAAAGGCAAGGGATTTGCCGGCGTCATGAAGCGCCACCACTTTTCAGGCGGTCCCGCGACTCACGGCTCGATGTTTCATCGGCAACCCGGATCCATCGGGGCGAGTTCGTTTCCGTCGCGTGTGTTCAAGGGCAAGCGGCTGCCCGGCCACATGGGCGCGGAGCGCGTCACCGTCAAGGGCCTCGAGGTGATCGACGTGCGGGCCGAGGAGAACCTCGTGTTGTTGCGGGGCGCGATCCCCGGTCCAACCGGCTCGGTGGTGGAGATTCGGCGCGTCGCGTCTGCCGGAGGGGGGGCATGA
- the rpsJ gene encoding 30S ribosomal protein S10, with amino-acid sequence MVVANQKIRIRLKGYDYRVLDQSVVEIVETAKRTGAKISGPVPLPTRINRYTVLRSPHVDKKSREQFEIRTHKRLIEIMEPSPETVDALMKLNLAAGVHVEIKL; translated from the coding sequence ATGGTTGTCGCAAATCAAAAAATTCGGATCAGGCTGAAGGGATATGACTATCGCGTGCTCGATCAATCCGTGGTGGAGATCGTGGAGACGGCCAAGCGCACGGGCGCGAAGATTTCAGGCCCGGTGCCGTTGCCGACCCGGATCAACCGGTACACGGTGCTCCGTTCGCCGCACGTGGACAAAAAGTCGCGCGAACAATTCGAGATCCGCACGCACAAGCGGTTGATCGAAATCATGGAACCGTCGCCGGAAACCGTGGACGCGCTGATGAAGCTCAACCTCGCGGCCGGTGTCCACGTGGAGATCAAGTTGTGA
- the tuf gene encoding elongation factor Tu, with protein MAKAKFERTKPHLNIGTIGHVDHGKTTLTAAITKVLAEKKLAEFMAYDQIDKAPEEKERGITIAIAHVEYQTDNRHYAHVDCPGHADYVKNMITGAAQMDGAILVVSAADGPMPQTREHILLARQVGVPYIVVFLNKADMVDDKELLDLVELEVRELLKKYEFPGDQIPFVAGSALKALEGDQGPLGAPAILKLMENVDTYIPTPKRDIDKPFQMSVEDVFSISGRGTVVTGRIERGVVKVGDEIEIVGIKATQKTVVTGVEMFRKVLDQGQAGDNVGILLRGTKKEEVERGMVLAKPGSITPHTKFKAEAYILTKEEGGRHTPFFNGYRPQFYFRTTDVTGVAKLPEGVEMVMPGDNVRMDVELITPIAMEEGLRFAIREGGRTVGAGVITGIIA; from the coding sequence ATGGCGAAAGCGAAATTTGAGCGGACGAAGCCGCACCTGAACATCGGGACGATCGGGCACGTGGACCACGGGAAGACGACGTTGACGGCGGCGATCACCAAAGTGCTGGCGGAGAAGAAGCTGGCGGAATTCATGGCGTACGACCAGATCGACAAAGCGCCGGAAGAGAAAGAGCGGGGGATCACCATCGCGATCGCGCACGTAGAATACCAGACCGACAACCGGCACTACGCGCACGTGGACTGCCCGGGGCACGCGGACTACGTCAAGAACATGATCACCGGGGCGGCGCAGATGGACGGCGCGATCCTGGTGGTCAGCGCGGCGGACGGGCCGATGCCGCAAACGCGCGAGCACATCCTGTTGGCGCGGCAAGTGGGCGTGCCCTACATCGTCGTGTTTTTAAACAAAGCCGACATGGTCGACGACAAAGAGCTGTTGGACCTGGTCGAGCTGGAAGTGCGCGAGCTGCTCAAAAAATACGAATTTCCGGGGGATCAGATCCCGTTCGTGGCGGGCAGCGCGCTCAAAGCATTGGAAGGGGACCAAGGGCCGCTGGGCGCGCCGGCGATCCTCAAATTGATGGAGAACGTGGACACCTACATCCCGACGCCCAAACGCGACATCGACAAGCCCTTCCAGATGAGCGTGGAAGACGTCTTCTCGATCTCGGGGCGGGGCACCGTGGTGACGGGGCGGATCGAGCGGGGCGTCGTCAAAGTGGGCGATGAGATCGAGATCGTGGGGATCAAAGCCACGCAGAAGACCGTGGTCACGGGCGTGGAGATGTTCCGCAAAGTGCTCGACCAGGGGCAAGCGGGCGACAACGTGGGGATCCTCTTGCGGGGGACCAAGAAAGAAGAAGTGGAGCGGGGGATGGTGTTGGCCAAGCCGGGGAGCATCACGCCGCACACCAAATTCAAGGCCGAAGCGTACATCTTGACCAAAGAAGAAGGGGGGCGGCACACGCCGTTCTTCAACGGGTACCGGCCGCAGTTCTACTTTCGGACCACGGACGTGACGGGGGTGGCAAAGCTGCCGGAAGGCGTGGAGATGGTGATGCCGGGGGACAACGTGCGGATGGACGTGGAGCTGATCACGCCGATCGCGATGGAAGAGGGGTTGCGCTTTGCGATCCGGGAGGGCGGCCGGACCGTGGGCGCCGGCGTCATCACCGGGATCATCGCGTGA